A single genomic interval of Zingiber officinale cultivar Zhangliang chromosome 4A, Zo_v1.1, whole genome shotgun sequence harbors:
- the LOC121972902 gene encoding vegetative cell wall protein gp1-like gives MATTANPRPRLPRRASSTARSPSFTRPRISSTSRPGAPVHPRPSPTARPSASTPLQPTNPSRPTSGSGCGRGRRSTNVTYVSPAFREASQAAHLARSANDRSSRDAPSTSRHRVRLPSEDSDSDDQPLAQRLRRRAPHPSQDSGSSAVSPPSPPVATRPPPPVATTTPIPSQADAPPDPPKAPTEPPLAQPSTSRQHPSTEAGPSHRPSPATSPPEPSHVPPSLPFGSAAGPSQPPPPTHHHYRTTAPSEAGLRSRQDVPTNFLTMKGRLATLWEESMQQMELLSPPAQMDRFSELYIKACVESLIINQSFHATHYQSKVLRDMVAELELQLNDPAQASYALRAEIKDLTRRKTHLEVSLA, from the exons ATGGCTACCACTGCAAATCCCCGACCTCGTCTTCCCCGCAGAGCCTCGTCTACTGCCCGATCTCCCTCCTTTACTCGTCCCAGGATTTCGTCTACATCCCGGCCTGGCGCTCCTGTTCATCCACGACCCTCACCTACAGCCCGACCATCCGCCTCGACGCCTCTTCAACCCACTAATCCTTCCCGACCGACTTCTGGCTCTGGTTGTGGCCGCGGTCGTAGATCAACCAATGTAACCTATGTCAGCCCTGCCTTCAGAGAAGCCTCTCAGGCGGCTCATCTGGCACGTTCTGCCAATGACCGCTCGAGTCGTGATGCCCCCTCTACTTCTCGGCACAGGGTTCGATTGCCTTCCGAAGATTCTGATTCGGATGACCAGCCTTTGGCTCAGAGACTTCGCCGCAGGGCCCCCCATCCTAGCCAAGACTCGGGCTCTTCCGCTGTTTCTCCTCCTTCGCCTCCGGTTGCAACCCGTCCTCCGCCTCCTGTTGCAACCACTACTCCTATCCCGAGCCAGGCGGATGCTCCTCCGGATCCGCCCAAGGCTCCGACCGAGCCTCCGCTAGCTCAACCTTCCACCTCGCGACAGCATCCGAGTACGGAAGCTGGCCCCTCACATCGCCCTTCACCAGCTACCTCACCTCCAGAGCCTTCTCATGTGCCCCCTTCACTTCCTTTCGGCTCAGCTGCTGGACCTTCACAGCCACCACCACCTACTCATCACCATTACCGGACCACTGCCCCTTCTGAGGCTGGGTTACGGTCACGGCAAGATGTTCCCACCAACTTCCTCACGATGAAAGGTCGTTTGGCCACTTTATGGGAAGAAAGTatgcagcagatggaactcttgtCGCCACCTGCCCAAATGGATAGATTCTCAGAGCTGTATATCAAG GCTTGTGTAGAGTCCCTGATAATAAATCAATCCTTTCATGCCACTCATTACCAGAGCAAGGTGTTGCGAGACATGGTAGCAGAATTGGAGCTGCAGTTAAATGATCCTGCGCAGGCTAGTTATGCCCTGAGAGCTGAAATAAAGGACCTGACCAGAAGGAAGACCCATCTGGAAGTATCCCTGGCGTAG
- the LOC121971590 gene encoding ATP synthase subunit d, mitochondrial-like translates to MSGNGAKKVAEVAVKASKSIDWDGMAKLLVSDEARKEFSNLRRAFDDVNHQLQTKFSLEPEPIDWDYYRKRIGSRLVDQYKEAYDSIEIPKFVDTVTPEYKPKFDALLVEFKEAEKKSLERSAQLEKEIAEVQETKKKIATMTADEYFEKHPELRKQFDDEIRNDNWGY, encoded by the exons ATGAGCGGCAACGGAGCGAAGAAGGTGGCGGAGGTGGCCGTCAAGGCCTCcaagtcgatcgattgggacgggATGGCCAAGCTTCTCGTCTCCGATGAGGCGCGCAAGGAATTCTCTAACCTCCGCCGTGCCTTCGACGATGTCAACCACCAACTTCAGACCAAGTTCTCGTTG GAACCTGAACCTATTGACTGGGactactacagaaaaagaattgGTTCTCGCCTGGTAGATCAGTATAAAGAGGCATATGATA GCATAGAGATCCCCAAGTTTGTTGACACTGTGACCCCAGAATACAAACCGAAGTTTGATGCTCTG CTAGTTGAGTTCAAAGAAGCAGAAAAGAAATCTCTGGAGAGATCAGCGCAGTTGGAGAAAGAAATTGCAGAAGTTCAGGAGACGAAA AAAAAAATAGCCACTATGACAGCAGATGAATATTTTGAGAAGCATCCAGAGCTGAGGAAGCAGTTTGACGATGAAATTCGTAATGACAACTGGGGATATTAA